A genomic window from Phyllopteryx taeniolatus isolate TA_2022b chromosome 2, UOR_Ptae_1.2, whole genome shotgun sequence includes:
- the LOC133468916 gene encoding zinc finger protein OZF-like isoform X2 — MCAQSAKAEEYEEEVCGAKEERGQQRPSLRDAVCKKPQQHTADAGEDLRTERQAPESPAIKEEEALKLRHIKDEDREDEITKFPSTGVSVKSEEDDQESDGDQCEGSQSDRLVAPLSDSDGITVHSSDYEDADDNDEDDDDYDDKQSTGDRTCHTDDKCVRCSHCDKTFYNKSALKAHTRSHTGEKPFACLVCGKRFSLKTNLTQHARTHTGEKPFVCSVCGKTFSRKENLNIHTITHTGEKPFACSLCGKKFSLKRDLTMHTRTHTGEKPFACTVCGKRFSLNNTLTRHTKTHTGEKPFACLLCSKRFSLKRMLTMHTRTHTGEKPFFCSVCGKRFIEQGHLTMHKRTHTGEKPFTCSVCGQRFSMKTNLTRHTRIHDGEKPFTCLVCGKRFTQNGDLTIHTRTHTGERPFACSVCGKRFPSNSHLTKHTRTHTGERPFACSVCGQRFTQSSRLTRHTKTHAGE; from the exons ATGTGTGCTCAAAGTGCGAAAGCagaagagtacgaggaggagGTTTGTGGAGCAAAAGAGGAGCGCGGGCAACAACGTCCGTCGCTGCGGGACGCCGTTTGCAAGAAGCCTCAACAGCACACAGCAG ACGCTGGTGAAGATCTTCGTACTGAGCGGCAAGCGCCAGAGTCCCCCGccatcaaagaagaagaggcgcTCAAGCTCCGTCACATTAAAGATGAAGATCGAGAGGATGAAATCACCAAGTTCCCATCGACTGGCGTCAGTGTGAAGAGTGAAGAAGATGACCAAGAAAGTGATGGAGACCAATGTGAAGGATCCCAATCAGACCGTCTCGTAGCTCCACTATCAGACAGTGACGGCATAACAGTTCACTCTTCTGACTATGAGGATGCCGATGACaacgatgaggatgatgatgactaTGACGATAAACAGTCTACAGGTGATAGGACATGCCACACCGATGACAAATGTGTCAGATGTTCTCACTGTGACAAAACTTTTTACAACAAGTCAGCCTTGAAAGCACATACAAGATCACatacaggagaaaaaccttttgcctgcttagtttgtggtaaaagattctctttAAAGACAAATTTAACACAACACGccagaacacacactggggagaaaccttttgtctgttCAGTCTGTGGTAAAACATTCTCACGCAAGGAGAATTTGAACAtacacacaataacacacactggagaaaaaccttttgcctgctcactTTGCGGTAAAAAATTCTCTTTAAAAAGAGATTTGACaatgcacacaagaacacacacaggggaaaaaccttttgcctgcacagtttgtggtaaaagattctctttAAATAACACTTTAACAAGACATACGAAAacgcacacaggagaaaaaccttttgcctgcttactttgtagtaaaagattctctttaaaaagaatgttaacaatgcacacaagaacacacacaggagaaaaaccctttttctgctcagtttgtggtaaaagattcattGAGCAAGGACATTTAACAATGcacaaaagaacacacactggagagaagccttttacttgctcagtttgcggtcaaagattctcgaTGAAGACAAATTTAACAAGGCACACAAGAATACATgatggagagaaaccttttactTGCTTAGTTTGTGgcaaaagattcactcagaatgGAGAtttaacaatacacacaagaacacacaccggAGAAAGAccctttgcctgctcagtttgcggtaaaaGATTCCCTTCAAATTCAcatttaacaaaacacacacgaacacacactggagaaagaccctttgcctgctcagtttgcggtcaaagattcactcagagcTCACGTTTAACaaggcacacaaaaacacatgctggAGAGTAA
- the LOC133468916 gene encoding zinc finger protein OZF-like isoform X1 — protein sequence MVKTTTTNKIVWMMFSKQALDRSTVVLGGEQLERVSESFRTHSAPSRSTHTKNERRNAGEDLRTERQAPESPAIKEEEALKLRHIKDEDREDEITKFPSTGVSVKSEEDDQESDGDQCEGSQSDRLVAPLSDSDGITVHSSDYEDADDNDEDDDDYDDKQSTGDRTCHTDDKCVRCSHCDKTFYNKSALKAHTRSHTGEKPFACLVCGKRFSLKTNLTQHARTHTGEKPFVCSVCGKTFSRKENLNIHTITHTGEKPFACSLCGKKFSLKRDLTMHTRTHTGEKPFACTVCGKRFSLNNTLTRHTKTHTGEKPFACLLCSKRFSLKRMLTMHTRTHTGEKPFFCSVCGKRFIEQGHLTMHKRTHTGEKPFTCSVCGQRFSMKTNLTRHTRIHDGEKPFTCLVCGKRFTQNGDLTIHTRTHTGERPFACSVCGKRFPSNSHLTKHTRTHTGERPFACSVCGQRFTQSSRLTRHTKTHAGE from the exons atggtaaaaacaacaacaacaaataaaattgtatgGATGATGTTCAGTAAGCAGGCACTAGATAGGTCCACTGTGGTTCTGGGAGGGGAGCAGCTGGAACGTGTCTCAGAGTCATTCAGGACTCACAGCGCACCTTcaagaagcacacacacaaagaatgaaagaagaa ACGCTGGTGAAGATCTTCGTACTGAGCGGCAAGCGCCAGAGTCCCCCGccatcaaagaagaagaggcgcTCAAGCTCCGTCACATTAAAGATGAAGATCGAGAGGATGAAATCACCAAGTTCCCATCGACTGGCGTCAGTGTGAAGAGTGAAGAAGATGACCAAGAAAGTGATGGAGACCAATGTGAAGGATCCCAATCAGACCGTCTCGTAGCTCCACTATCAGACAGTGACGGCATAACAGTTCACTCTTCTGACTATGAGGATGCCGATGACaacgatgaggatgatgatgactaTGACGATAAACAGTCTACAGGTGATAGGACATGCCACACCGATGACAAATGTGTCAGATGTTCTCACTGTGACAAAACTTTTTACAACAAGTCAGCCTTGAAAGCACATACAAGATCACatacaggagaaaaaccttttgcctgcttagtttgtggtaaaagattctctttAAAGACAAATTTAACACAACACGccagaacacacactggggagaaaccttttgtctgttCAGTCTGTGGTAAAACATTCTCACGCAAGGAGAATTTGAACAtacacacaataacacacactggagaaaaaccttttgcctgctcactTTGCGGTAAAAAATTCTCTTTAAAAAGAGATTTGACaatgcacacaagaacacacacaggggaaaaaccttttgcctgcacagtttgtggtaaaagattctctttAAATAACACTTTAACAAGACATACGAAAacgcacacaggagaaaaaccttttgcctgcttactttgtagtaaaagattctctttaaaaagaatgttaacaatgcacacaagaacacacacaggagaaaaaccctttttctgctcagtttgtggtaaaagattcattGAGCAAGGACATTTAACAATGcacaaaagaacacacactggagagaagccttttacttgctcagtttgcggtcaaagattctcgaTGAAGACAAATTTAACAAGGCACACAAGAATACATgatggagagaaaccttttactTGCTTAGTTTGTGgcaaaagattcactcagaatgGAGAtttaacaatacacacaagaacacacaccggAGAAAGAccctttgcctgctcagtttgcggtaaaaGATTCCCTTCAAATTCAcatttaacaaaacacacacgaacacacactggagaaagaccctttgcctgctcagtttgcggtcaaagattcactcagagcTCACGTTTAACaaggcacacaaaaacacatgctggAGAGTAA